A stretch of DNA from Cellulomonas xiejunii:
TCCCGCCGAGGCCGGTCTGGCGCTCGGCGAGCACGCCCTTCGGGTCGCGCGCGAGCCGGGCGGCCAGCATGGTGCAGATCGACGCCGCGGGATCGGGCGCGACGAGGGCGGGGGACGTGAACTCGGACATGTGACGTAACTCCTGTGCAGGGGGACGTCACGACAGTAGCGCCGCGACGTTCACCTCGTGGGGGACTGGTGTGTGGGATCGAGCACCCGCTGCAGGAACGTGCGGGTGCGCTCCTCACGGGGTGCGCCGATCACCTGGTCGGCAGGTCCGGTCTCGACGACCGAGCCCTCGTCCATGAAGACGACGCGGTCGCCGACCTCGCGCGCGAACGCCATCTCGTGGGTGACCACGAGCATCGTCATGCCGCCGTCCGCGAGGTCCCGCATGACGCCGAGGACGTCGCCGACGAGCTCCGGGTCGAGGGCGGACGTCGGCTCGTCGAAGAGCATGAGCTGCGGGTCCATCGACAGCGCGCGGGCGATCGCGACGCGCTGCTGCTGCCCACCCGAGAGCTGTGCGGGCATCGCGTCCGGCCGCTCGGCGAGGCCGACGCGCTCGAGGTTGGCGAGCGCGACGCGCTCGGCCTCCGCGCGCGAGCGGCGCAGCACGGTGCGCTGCGCCATGGTGCAGTTCTCGAGCACGGTCTTGTGGCTGAACAGGTTGAACTGCTGGAAGACCATGCCGACGTGCGTGCGGACGCGGTCGATGTCGACGTCGGGGTCGGTGACCTCGGCGCCGAGCAGCTCGATGCTGCCCGACGTGGGCTGCTCGAGCAGGTTCACGCAGCGCAGCAGCGTCGACTTGCCCGACCCGGACGGGCCGATCACGCAGACGACCTCACCCGCCTGGACGTCGAGGTCGATGCCCCGGAGCACCTCGTGCTCGCCGAACGACTTGTGCAGGTCCCGGACCCGGACGACGGGCCGTGCGGGGTCGGCGCTCATGCGTGTCCTCCTGTGCGGCGCTCGAGCCTGCGGGCGACGATGCCGAGCGGGATGGTGATGACGAGGTAGCAGGCACCGACGACGAACAGGCCCGTGAGCCCGCCCGACGCCGTCGACAGCGCGTCACGCCCGACCTTGGTCAGCTCGAAGTACGCCGGCGTCTGACCGAGCACGAAGAGCAGCGACGTGTCCTTCGTCAGCAGCAGGACCTCGTTGGTCAGGGGCGGCATCACGGTGCGGAACGCCTGGGGGAGCACGACCTGGAGCATCGTGCGGGTGTGCGACATCCCGAGGGACCGTGCGGCCTCGACCTGCCCGCGGGGGACCGCCTGGATGCCCGCGCGGATGGTCTCCGAGATGTAGGCGGCGGACACCGAGCCCAGCGCGATGGCGGCGATCGCGATGATGGACGTCAGGGCGATGCCGAACGCGATCGGCACGGCGTACCCGACGGCGATCACGACGAGCAGCGCCGGGATGCCGCGGAAGAACTCGACGTATGTCGTCGAGATCCAGCGGTACGGCGCGACCGACGACAGACGCATCAGGGCGAGCACGGTGCCGAGGCTCAGCCCGACCGCGAACGCGGCGAGCGTGTACGTCACGGTGTTGAGGAACGCGCGGGGGAGCCGGTCGAGCATCTCGCCGGCGGCGGCCGGGTTGAAGATCGTCTCGCCGACTGTGCTCCAGTCCGCCGTCGACAGCAGCAGCACGAGGACGGCGAGCAGCACGACGTACTGCACGCCCCGCGACACCCGGGCGCGCCGGCGCGGGCTCATGCGAGCCCGGCCGGCAGCCGCGGAGAGGTCGACCGACATCAGTCGGTGGGCTCGGCCGTCGGCTCGCCCGTGCCGAAGTACTCGGCCACGAGCTCGTCGTACGTGCCGTCCTGCGTGATCCGCTCGAGCGTCGCGTTCGCGGCGTCGAGGAGGGCCGTGTTGCCGGTGCGGACCGCGAGGCCGTACTGCTCGCCGGTCGGCACGACGAACGCGATCTCGAGCCCGTCGCCCGCGTACGCCTCGAGCACGGTGACGTCGTTCATGACGACGTCGACCTGGCCGTTGCGCAGCGACTGGATCTGCAGGCCGAGGTCCTCGAACTGGACGCCCTCGAGGCCCTGCTCGTCGACCCACGTGGCGCCGGTCGTGGCCTGCTGGACGCCGATCTTCGCGCCCTCGAGGCCCGCCTCGTCCGTCACGGTCGACCCGGAGGCGACCAGCACACCCTGGTCGGCGTCGAAGTACGCGTCGGTGAAGTCGACGTTCTTCTCGCGGGCCTCGTTGATCGTGAGCGCCGACGCCGCGATGTCGCACTGGCGTGCGTTCAGCGCCGCGCCGGACTCGATCGCGTCGAAGCCCGTGTTGAGCGGTCGCAACTCGACGCCCAGGTCCGCGGCGATCTCACCGGTGATGGCCATGTCGAGGCCGACGATCTCGCCGTCCTCCTCGTACTCGAACGGCTCGAACGGCGGGTTCGTGCAGACGGTCAGGGTGCCGTCGTTCACGAGCGCGAGCTCGCCGTCGTCGCCGGCCGTGTCGTTCCCGCTGGAGCAGGCGGTCAGGGCGAGCAGTGCGACAGCGGCCAGGGCGCTGACGGGCAGGGGGTGGCGCATGGGGGGTCCTTCCGAGCGGAGCAGTGCGCGCATAACTATACGCTACTCATCATTCCTATCCGTTGCGGGGTCACCAGGGACCTCCGTCCCGACCCTGCACGGCGTGCTCGCGCACGCCCGGGCGGGGCCGCGCCCTGCTCGGCGCGAGCCGTGCGCCAGGCGGCGGGTCACCGGGCCACGGCCTCCCCGAGGCGCGCGTCCCGGGCCACGACGGTCTCGCCCGTCCCGGACGCGATCTCGAGCGTCCCGGTCGCGCGGCCCGCGTTGCGGACGTCGTCGAGTGCAGCCTCGACACCGGCGCGCAGGGCATCCGGCACCTCGAGGACGGCGTGCTCGACCGGCGTGCGCATGGACACCTTCGCCTCGGACTTGACCTTGCGCAGGGCCGCGAGCGCGGCGCCCGCACCCGCGACGAGACCCGGGTCGGCGTCGCCGGCCGCCGCACGCAGCGTGTCGCTCGTCGGCCACGGCGCACGGTGCACCGTGCCCTCGCGCCACCACGACCAGACCTCCTCGGTCGCGTACGGCAGCACGGGCGCGAACAGGCGCAGCAGCGTGTCGAGGGCCAGTCCGAGCGCCGCGCGTGCCGAGGCCGTCGCGGACGTGACCTCCGCGTCCGAGGCGCCCGCACCGTACGCGCGGTCCTTGACCAGCTCGAGGTAGTCGTCGCAGAACGTCCAGAAGAACGTCTCCGTGAGCTCCAGGGCGCGGGTGTGGTCGTAGCCCTCGAGGGCGGCGGTCGCCTGGTCGACGACGGCCGCGAGGCCGGCGAGCATCGCCCGGTCGAGCGGCTCGGTCACGAGCGCGGGGTCCAGCGACACCGGCTCGTCCGCGGGTCCGAACGACAGCACGAACTTGCTCGCGTTGAGGACCTTGATGGCCAGGCGGCGGCCGATCTTCATCTGGCCGACCTCGAACGCCGCGTCGGTGCCCAGCCGGGCACTGGCCGCCCAGTAGCGCACCGCGTCCGAGCCGTGCTCCTCCAGCAGGCCCATGGGCGTGACGACGTTGCCCTTGGACTTGCTCATCTTCTTGCGGTCGGGGTCGAGGATCCAGCCGCTGATCGCCGCGTGCTTCCACGGCAGCGAGCCGGACTCCAGGTGCGCGCGCACCACCGACGAGAAGAGCCAGGTGCGGATGATGTCCTGCCCCTGCGGGCGCAGGTCCATCGG
This window harbors:
- a CDS encoding amino acid ABC transporter permease, giving the protein MSPRRRARVSRGVQYVVLLAVLVLLLSTADWSTVGETIFNPAAAGEMLDRLPRAFLNTVTYTLAAFAVGLSLGTVLALMRLSSVAPYRWISTTYVEFFRGIPALLVVIAVGYAVPIAFGIALTSIIAIAAIALGSVSAAYISETIRAGIQAVPRGQVEAARSLGMSHTRTMLQVVLPQAFRTVMPPLTNEVLLLTKDTSLLFVLGQTPAYFELTKVGRDALSTASGGLTGLFVVGACYLVITIPLGIVARRLERRTGGHA
- a CDS encoding amino acid ABC transporter ATP-binding protein, which gives rise to MSADPARPVVRVRDLHKSFGEHEVLRGIDLDVQAGEVVCVIGPSGSGKSTLLRCVNLLEQPTSGSIELLGAEVTDPDVDIDRVRTHVGMVFQQFNLFSHKTVLENCTMAQRTVLRRSRAEAERVALANLERVGLAERPDAMPAQLSGGQQQRVAIARALSMDPQLMLFDEPTSALDPELVGDVLGVMRDLADGGMTMLVVTHEMAFAREVGDRVVFMDEGSVVETGPADQVIGAPREERTRTFLQRVLDPTHQSPTR
- a CDS encoding transporter substrate-binding domain-containing protein: MRHPLPVSALAAVALLALTACSSGNDTAGDDGELALVNDGTLTVCTNPPFEPFEYEEDGEIVGLDMAITGEIAADLGVELRPLNTGFDAIESGAALNARQCDIAASALTINEAREKNVDFTDAYFDADQGVLVASGSTVTDEAGLEGAKIGVQQATTGATWVDEQGLEGVQFEDLGLQIQSLRNGQVDVVMNDVTVLEAYAGDGLEIAFVVPTGEQYGLAVRTGNTALLDAANATLERITQDGTYDELVAEYFGTGEPTAEPTD